One genomic window of Mucilaginibacter sp. SJ includes the following:
- a CDS encoding alpha-L-fucosidase yields the protein MITNLKKIFALSFVLSGMSLMLHGQELSVNNGPFKPSDTSFKQYQYPAWFRDAKFGIWAHWGPQAVPRQGDWYARNMYIQGSEQNKYHVAHYGHPSKFGYKDIIPLWKAEKWDPEKLMALYKKAGAKYFVSMGTHHDNFFLWNSSLHRWNAVQMGPHKDVVGIWQKEAKKNGLKFGVSEHLGASFTWYQPAHSADTSGTYKDVPYDANNPIYADLYHPKGKADDRGWLTRDPEWQRTWYKSVKELVDSYHPDLLYSDSGFPFGDIGRDMLANFYNGNMAYNNGQLTAVYNCKQPSQGMWVQDLERGVQDSISPYPWQTDTSIGDWFYRTGQTYKSSTDIIRMLVDIVSKNGNLLINIVQTPEGDLEPDMLNTLDEIGKWTAANGEGIYGSRPWKKFGERPENAVKVKSDNFNEDRIKYTAEDIRFTCNGNKLYAFLLDTPTADIRIKSLGKSSVINTKKIHSVTLLGSKEKIQWEQGADALVIKKPVNLPGWKVSGFKIELAD from the coding sequence ATGATAACTAACCTTAAAAAGATTTTCGCACTTAGTTTCGTCCTGTCCGGGATGTCGTTAATGCTGCATGGACAAGAGCTGTCCGTTAACAACGGCCCGTTCAAACCTTCCGATACCTCTTTTAAACAATACCAGTATCCTGCGTGGTTCAGAGATGCCAAGTTTGGTATCTGGGCGCATTGGGGGCCGCAAGCCGTGCCCCGCCAGGGTGATTGGTATGCCCGTAACATGTACATTCAGGGCAGCGAACAAAATAAATATCACGTTGCACATTACGGGCATCCGTCAAAGTTTGGTTATAAAGACATCATACCCTTATGGAAGGCGGAAAAATGGGATCCTGAAAAATTGATGGCGCTATATAAAAAGGCCGGCGCAAAATATTTTGTTAGCATGGGCACTCATCATGACAATTTCTTTTTATGGAATTCTTCACTGCACCGGTGGAATGCTGTACAAATGGGGCCCCATAAAGATGTAGTTGGCATTTGGCAAAAAGAGGCTAAGAAGAATGGTCTTAAATTTGGCGTGTCGGAGCATTTGGGAGCAAGCTTTACCTGGTACCAGCCAGCTCATAGCGCAGATACTTCAGGAACTTATAAAGATGTTCCATATGATGCCAACAATCCCATTTATGCCGATTTATACCATCCCAAAGGGAAAGCCGATGACCGCGGCTGGTTAACCAGGGATCCGGAATGGCAACGAACATGGTATAAGTCTGTCAAAGAACTGGTAGACAGCTATCACCCTGACCTGCTTTATTCAGATAGTGGGTTCCCGTTTGGGGATATTGGCAGGGACATGTTAGCTAATTTTTACAACGGAAATATGGCCTACAACAATGGCCAACTCACCGCTGTATATAATTGCAAACAACCTTCGCAGGGTATGTGGGTACAGGACCTTGAACGGGGCGTTCAGGATTCCATCAGCCCGTATCCATGGCAAACTGATACTTCTATAGGCGATTGGTTTTACCGCACCGGCCAAACCTACAAAAGCAGTACCGATATTATACGAATGCTGGTAGATATAGTAAGTAAAAATGGTAACCTGCTGATAAACATTGTGCAAACACCCGAGGGAGATTTAGAGCCCGATATGTTGAATACACTTGATGAGATAGGCAAATGGACGGCTGCCAATGGTGAAGGGATCTACGGATCACGACCATGGAAAAAATTTGGAGAACGCCCGGAAAACGCAGTAAAAGTTAAATCCGATAACTTTAACGAAGACCGGATAAAATACACCGCAGAAGATATCCGCTTCACCTGCAATGGCAATAAGTTATATGCATTTCTACTTGACACACCCACCGCAGATATTCGGATCAAGTCTCTTGGTAAATCGTCGGTAATAAACACCAAAAAAATACATTCCGTGACACTTTTGGGCAGCAAAGAAAAAATACAATGGGAACAGGGAGCCGATGCGCTTGTTATCAAAAAGCCTGTGAACTTACCTGGCTGGAAGGTATCAGGTTTTAAGATTGAGCTTGCTGATTAA
- a CDS encoding beta-galactosidase: MKYIPILLLLLFTLRLNAQQLFVGTNYHPHDDKNIEKWKSDIQLMKNAGFRVVRMGHLAWDSYEPSEGNFDFKWFDTVMDLMDKAGIKVILDIAIRPAPIWLQHKFSSINVADASGNRLYPNHRYMEDIGDPDYQKYAVRYADVLSKRYGHHPALLAFGIDNESGDGPISYSEQARLRFIEWLKQKYKTTAQLNVAWAGQRWSRKINEFDEVGLPASGNISGPPERVLDFRRFESDEINEFLLKVIEKVNTNAPKAFVNTNAWYYSDKRYFDYSQIAYSGKMTREGCGFYPGNSLVNNYGLMDASFGIARIQFESTNPFWCTEFTTMTAVPNSIRKSAYASLMFGNQMVCGWTWQSMHGGEEQYLEGMVDWDGGVNRKYDEYKQIASEFKKIEKFFPYKVKADVGLAFSFPSQIASSAFPERHDAQLAECFNVFFRKNIDTRVVEITKSPLNYKLLVIPGVTVMDTVTARKIREFIYNGGTVIMTANSAVTNETGKVFSATHPGLLSDVFGIRVSGYEETENFNEISPKNFKNKDIEVGFGSKNIKTESARFDVIHPQGAKVIGNITSLDKSYPIITTNKYGKGTAIYLGLSAKSALIDPLIDSLTDSLSLKQGPEVPEGVMARFIDSKHILYLNLTGKPQTIDPKHASKSILFDKDYAGSFSLAPYEPEFIELR; encoded by the coding sequence ATGAAATACATTCCAATTCTGCTTTTGCTGCTATTTACCTTAAGGTTAAATGCTCAGCAACTGTTTGTTGGAACCAACTATCACCCGCATGATGATAAGAATATAGAAAAATGGAAAAGTGATATTCAACTGATGAAGAACGCCGGTTTCAGGGTTGTAAGAATGGGGCATTTGGCTTGGGATAGCTACGAGCCTTCTGAAGGGAACTTTGATTTCAAATGGTTCGATACCGTAATGGATTTGATGGATAAAGCTGGTATCAAGGTAATTTTAGATATCGCCATACGTCCGGCCCCCATCTGGCTACAGCATAAATTTTCATCCATAAACGTCGCCGATGCATCCGGCAACAGGTTATATCCTAACCACAGGTATATGGAAGATATTGGAGATCCTGATTACCAAAAGTACGCTGTAAGATACGCCGATGTGCTTTCAAAGAGATATGGTCATCATCCGGCTTTGCTTGCTTTTGGCATTGATAACGAGTCGGGAGACGGGCCGATATCCTATTCGGAGCAGGCACGGTTACGGTTTATTGAATGGCTGAAACAGAAATATAAAACCACAGCGCAGCTGAATGTTGCATGGGCAGGACAGCGTTGGTCGCGAAAAATTAATGAGTTTGATGAGGTTGGTCTGCCAGCGTCGGGCAATATCAGCGGGCCGCCGGAAAGGGTGTTGGATTTTCGCCGGTTTGAATCGGACGAGATCAATGAGTTTTTGTTGAAGGTGATTGAAAAGGTGAATACAAACGCGCCCAAGGCGTTCGTTAATACAAACGCGTGGTATTACAGCGATAAGCGTTATTTTGATTATTCACAAATTGCTTATTCAGGAAAAATGACACGAGAAGGCTGCGGTTTTTACCCTGGAAACTCATTGGTGAATAATTACGGATTGATGGATGCCTCATTTGGAATCGCCAGGATTCAGTTTGAGAGTACAAATCCCTTTTGGTGTACAGAATTTACAACAATGACAGCGGTTCCAAACTCCATCAGAAAATCAGCTTACGCTTCACTGATGTTCGGTAATCAAATGGTTTGCGGCTGGACCTGGCAAAGCATGCATGGCGGTGAAGAGCAATACCTGGAAGGCATGGTGGACTGGGACGGCGGAGTAAACCGGAAATATGACGAATACAAGCAGATAGCTTCCGAGTTTAAGAAAATCGAAAAGTTTTTTCCTTATAAAGTTAAGGCAGATGTGGGTTTGGCATTTTCTTTCCCAAGCCAAATAGCAAGCAGCGCCTTTCCCGAAAGGCACGATGCACAGTTAGCCGAATGCTTTAATGTTTTTTTTAGAAAGAACATAGATACACGGGTGGTTGAAATTACCAAAAGCCCGCTAAACTATAAATTATTGGTAATCCCGGGTGTTACGGTTATGGACACAGTAACCGCAAGAAAGATCAGGGAGTTTATTTATAACGGCGGCACTGTCATCATGACGGCCAACTCCGCGGTTACAAATGAAACAGGAAAGGTTTTTTCTGCAACTCATCCGGGTTTGTTAAGCGATGTTTTCGGTATCCGTGTTTCCGGGTATGAAGAAACCGAAAATTTTAACGAGATCTCGCCAAAAAACTTTAAAAACAAGGATATAGAGGTTGGTTTCGGTTCTAAGAACATTAAAACTGAATCAGCCCGTTTTGATGTCATTCATCCGCAGGGTGCAAAAGTGATTGGCAACATAACCAGTTTAGATAAAAGCTACCCGATTATAACTACAAACAAATATGGCAAGGGCACTGCTATATATCTTGGACTTTCAGCTAAATCCGCATTAATAGATCCTTTAATTGATAGCCTTACTGATTCGCTTTCATTGAAGCAAGGCCCTGAAGTACCGGAAGGTGTTATGGCGAGATTTATTGACAGTAAGCATATACTTTATTTAAATTTAACCGGTAAGCCGCAGACTATCGACCCCAAACACGCATCTAAAAGTATATTGTTTGATAAAGACTATGCCGGAAGTTTTTCGCTTGCGCCCTATGAGCCCGAATTTATCGAACTGCGATAG
- a CDS encoding cellulase family glycosylhydrolase: protein MKKTFFLKPVFLIAIILISFFSCKKTNSAPPELTVNQTAITFTPQGGTQDFSISCNATWNIVNPGSAWLQLSTTSGNSGSIVIHIKTLSENGTGSTRSSTLTINSSNGQARTLKVSQTSNLFPNYNTSPIAPDATGMSSNAVQLAAKIKLGWNIGNTLEASGGETGWGNPLITEDYVKFVKQQGFNAIRLPCAWNMGHLSNAATAQIDPNWIKRVKEVVGYCVNNDMYVLLNIHWDGGWLENNITQAKQDSVNAKQKAFWEQIATAMRDFDEHLMFASANEPAADDAAATAILSTYHQTFINAVRSTGGKNAYRVLVLQGPSTNMEKTSAFMTNLPQDQVTNKLMVEVHYYSPFQFCCLLDNDASWGKMFYYWGTGHHSAIEPERNATWGEESDVDASFNLMKTNFVDKGIPVLLGEYGAYRRDNTAHVPLDLPTHEDAVDYWNFYVTKQAKTRGMLPFYWDTGGALDRRNYTVKDQRTITAIKQGGN from the coding sequence ATGAAAAAAACATTTTTCTTAAAACCAGTATTTTTAATAGCAATTATATTGATTTCGTTTTTTTCGTGTAAAAAAACGAACAGCGCCCCGCCGGAACTTACGGTAAACCAAACAGCAATAACTTTTACACCCCAGGGCGGTACGCAGGATTTTTCTATTTCCTGTAATGCAACATGGAATATCGTTAATCCAGGCTCCGCCTGGCTGCAGTTAAGCACCACCTCAGGCAACAGCGGCAGTATCGTTATTCATATCAAAACGTTATCAGAAAACGGTACAGGATCAACACGTTCCAGTACTTTAACCATAAACTCCTCAAACGGACAGGCACGAACCTTAAAAGTATCTCAAACGTCTAACCTTTTCCCCAATTACAATACTTCGCCAATAGCTCCTGATGCAACCGGGATGAGCAGTAACGCTGTTCAGCTTGCCGCGAAAATAAAATTGGGTTGGAATATCGGCAATACACTGGAAGCTTCTGGCGGCGAAACAGGCTGGGGCAATCCGCTAATCACTGAAGATTATGTAAAATTTGTAAAACAGCAAGGCTTTAATGCTATACGCCTTCCCTGCGCCTGGAACATGGGGCATTTAAGTAATGCGGCAACTGCGCAAATAGATCCAAACTGGATAAAAAGAGTAAAAGAAGTGGTAGGTTATTGCGTAAACAACGACATGTACGTTTTGCTGAACATCCATTGGGATGGCGGCTGGCTTGAAAACAATATTACCCAGGCAAAACAGGATTCGGTTAACGCTAAACAAAAGGCATTTTGGGAACAAATTGCAACGGCTATGCGCGATTTTGACGAACATTTGATGTTTGCCAGCGCCAATGAGCCAGCTGCAGATGATGCCGCCGCAACAGCAATACTTTCTACCTATCATCAAACCTTTATTAATGCAGTTAGATCAACCGGTGGTAAAAACGCTTACCGTGTATTGGTACTTCAGGGGCCCTCTACTAATATGGAGAAAACAAGTGCTTTTATGACCAATCTTCCGCAAGATCAGGTGACAAACAAGCTGATGGTAGAGGTACATTACTACTCTCCTTTTCAGTTCTGCTGCCTGTTGGACAATGATGCAAGCTGGGGTAAAATGTTCTATTATTGGGGCACAGGGCACCATTCGGCTATTGAACCTGAACGAAATGCCACCTGGGGCGAAGAAAGTGATGTCGATGCCTCATTCAACCTAATGAAAACAAACTTCGTTGATAAAGGGATTCCTGTTCTTTTAGGCGAATATGGTGCCTACAGGCGCGACAATACTGCGCATGTTCCTTTAGATTTACCGACACACGAGGATGCGGTAGACTATTGGAATTTTTATGTTACAAAACAAGCGAAAACACGTGGCATGCTGCCATTTTACTGGGACACAGGCGGTGCCCTGGACAGAAGAAATTATACTGTAAAAGATCAGCGTACAATAACCGCTATCAAACAAGGAGGAAATTAA
- a CDS encoding helix-turn-helix domain-containing protein produces MIRFDFYKNKYGKELLIDCFNVAEIANRSLSLQELHATSFYEMFFFKEVSGHILLEGTRLELGGPAALLLPPAKPRQWQLRTLPEGMVVIFEGEFIETFLKDNHFLNRLYYFGNYDAPATLPLEKDELDALLGLSKHIKHEIDLLASDSYHLLRAYLYQLLIRVNRNYTDHYQLKGNLYRNNEILKFRNLLRQHIRMKQTVKEYADLLDVNRNRLNHLCQETFGKNALSIIHDELLKSCKSDLLTTGKTISEISYEHNFSAPSNFVRFFKSLTRISPASYRQEYAN; encoded by the coding sequence ATGATCCGGTTTGATTTTTATAAAAATAAATATGGTAAAGAACTGCTCATTGACTGCTTTAATGTAGCCGAAATAGCAAATCGAAGTTTATCATTGCAAGAGCTACACGCGACTTCCTTTTATGAGATGTTTTTCTTTAAAGAAGTAAGCGGGCATATTTTACTGGAGGGAACCCGTTTGGAACTTGGTGGCCCCGCGGCTTTATTGTTGCCCCCTGCCAAACCACGTCAATGGCAATTACGTACACTTCCCGAAGGTATGGTTGTAATATTTGAGGGAGAGTTTATAGAAACTTTTCTTAAAGACAATCATTTCCTGAACAGGCTTTATTATTTTGGCAACTACGATGCCCCGGCTACTTTGCCGTTAGAAAAAGACGAGTTAGATGCATTACTCGGGTTATCGAAACACATAAAACACGAAATTGACCTGCTTGCCTCCGACAGCTATCATTTATTAAGGGCATATCTTTACCAATTACTTATCAGGGTTAACAGAAATTACACCGATCATTATCAACTGAAAGGCAATCTATACCGGAACAATGAAATTTTAAAATTCAGGAATCTGCTGAGGCAGCATATCCGCATGAAGCAGACTGTTAAGGAGTATGCTGATTTACTCGATGTTAATCGGAACCGGCTTAATCATTTATGCCAGGAGACCTTTGGAAAAAATGCCTTATCAATAATCCATGATGAGCTGCTGAAATCATGTAAAAGTGATTTATTAACCACAGGCAAAACCATTTCAGAAATTAGTTATGAACATAACTTTTCTGCACCATCTAACTTTGTTCGCTTCTTTAAATCATTAACGCGAATATCACCTGCCAGTTATCGCCAGGAGTATGCAAATTGA
- a CDS encoding MBL fold metallo-hydrolase: MTNQLPKASIYLVKDNGNVKVHTLVSPAPMFANATHIIELPGELILVDGQFFAQYGQEFRTLADSLQKPITRFYVTHDHPDHYLGMGDAFANAKVCALPEIIESLLKHGPRQLLEKQQQMGSLIASKLVLPTETIEPGEEIIGGTRFIFERVLNTESPSALVIKLPELGIVIAQDILYHNAHAFITGPVDGWKTALKELRASDGYDVILPGHGTPADKAAIDNALIYLDKSCEIFSKTNNAEEYKQALLAAYPSYAAAKLIDIYSPILFGGQKH, from the coding sequence ATGACAAATCAACTTCCCAAAGCAAGCATTTACCTGGTAAAGGACAATGGCAATGTAAAGGTTCATACGCTGGTATCTCCGGCACCAATGTTTGCTAATGCAACACATATCATTGAATTACCCGGGGAATTAATCCTGGTAGACGGACAGTTTTTCGCTCAATACGGACAGGAATTCCGCACATTGGCCGACAGCCTTCAAAAACCGATAACCCGTTTTTATGTAACTCACGACCACCCCGACCATTACCTGGGCATGGGCGATGCCTTTGCAAACGCAAAAGTTTGCGCGCTGCCGGAGATTATAGAATCACTGCTAAAACATGGGCCGCGGCAATTACTGGAAAAACAACAACAAATGGGCAGCCTGATAGCCAGTAAACTTGTGCTTCCCACAGAAACTATTGAGCCTGGCGAAGAAATCATAGGCGGAACCAGGTTCATTTTTGAGCGTGTTTTAAATACCGAGTCGCCAAGCGCTTTGGTAATTAAGCTTCCGGAATTAGGGATTGTAATTGCCCAGGACATTCTTTATCACAATGCCCATGCTTTTATCACAGGCCCTGTTGATGGCTGGAAAACTGCGTTGAAGGAGCTCAGAGCAAGTGATGGATATGATGTCATTTTACCGGGGCACGGAACGCCTGCCGATAAAGCGGCAATTGATAACGCGTTGATCTACCTTGACAAAAGCTGCGAGATCTTCTCTAAAACGAACAATGCTGAAGAATACAAGCAGGCCCTGTTAGCAGCGTATCCTTCTTACGCGGCTGCAAAGCTGATAGATATTTATAGCCCAATACTTTTTGGCGGTCAAAAACATTAA
- a CDS encoding glycan-binding surface protein, with translation MKKLNYYIKSGLLLTLLAAVVFMAGCKKDSSSSKGTPVITSIRNYVAHPGDSLLSSVGTGQWVVISGKNLKGALAINFDGVKGSFNDAWFSDTSAIALIPAVIAFPTVPSDKLNTIQYITNHGQTTFSFPIVAPAPTITGVSNEDANPGDSVKINGLSFFFVKSVIYGGINITNFKSSNDGTSISLAVPAGITQTGGIISVETKSGKAATVYSIHNFVNGVLNNYDNINNFSWGSGTSNSSANYPGNTGYYGILKASNVPAGDGSWWNDGRSINTNSAQWIPQANMKDTLSHYVLKFEISVTKPWTNGSIQIVKDYSWNYSALYHPWKTSTGATVPFTTKGWQTVTIPLSNFVDSKGFPAPTLSDLLGSAGAGAINVTFTNDGSSTVQNFEAAVDNIRVVRIK, from the coding sequence ATGAAAAAATTAAATTATTATATCAAAAGCGGCCTGCTGCTTACCCTGCTTGCGGCGGTGGTTTTTATGGCTGGCTGCAAAAAGGATTCGTCATCATCAAAAGGCACTCCTGTAATTACCTCTATTCGTAATTATGTGGCCCATCCCGGAGATTCGCTGCTGAGCAGTGTGGGTACCGGTCAATGGGTAGTTATTTCGGGTAAAAATTTAAAAGGTGCACTTGCTATCAATTTTGATGGCGTAAAAGGCTCTTTTAATGATGCCTGGTTTTCAGATACCAGCGCTATCGCCCTGATCCCGGCTGTTATTGCGTTCCCGACGGTACCTTCGGATAAGCTGAATACCATACAATACATCACCAATCATGGTCAAACTACATTTTCGTTCCCTATTGTAGCGCCCGCCCCTACTATTACAGGCGTTTCTAACGAAGACGCTAACCCGGGCGATTCGGTTAAAATAAACGGGCTTAGCTTTTTCTTTGTTAAAAGCGTCATTTACGGTGGGATCAATATTACCAACTTTAAATCGTCAAATGATGGTACAAGCATCAGTCTTGCAGTGCCTGCAGGTATCACACAAACGGGTGGTATTATAAGCGTTGAAACAAAATCAGGTAAAGCTGCCACTGTTTATTCGATACACAATTTTGTAAACGGGGTATTGAATAATTACGATAACATTAATAATTTCTCGTGGGGTTCGGGCACTTCTAATAGTTCGGCAAACTACCCCGGCAATACCGGTTACTATGGTATATTAAAGGCGTCTAATGTTCCTGCCGGCGATGGATCCTGGTGGAATGACGGCAGGTCAATCAATACAAACTCGGCGCAATGGATACCTCAGGCCAACATGAAAGATACCTTAAGCCATTATGTTTTAAAATTCGAGATATCGGTTACTAAGCCATGGACAAACGGCTCTATCCAGATAGTAAAAGATTACTCATGGAATTATTCAGCCCTTTATCATCCATGGAAAACCTCCACAGGAGCAACAGTTCCGTTTACTACCAAGGGCTGGCAAACAGTTACTATTCCATTGTCAAATTTTGTTGACAGTAAAGGCTTTCCGGCACCAACTCTTTCAGATCTGCTTGGTTCAGCAGGAGCCGGTGCCATCAACGTTACATTTACTAATGATGGCTCAAGTACTGTTCAAAATTTTGAGGCAGCTGTTGATAATATCAGAGTAGTAAGAATTAAATAA
- a CDS encoding RagB/SusD family nutrient uptake outer membrane protein: MKRIKINIALLVIGIIMISSCKKDYLNRPPLTGITTDNFYKSGSDLRLATATLYAQPWATWNNFPLLGMGDIMSGNMLQPYNADLVQLTTFSITPQNGTLTSAWQSFFNVIAHCNINLKAINTKMPDSVAVKSKTGALGEIRFIRATSYFYLAQLWGPVPIVEDNDKLIANPLVPRHKLEDVYKFIINDLRYAVANLPRTDQPGRVTTWSAQGMLAKVYLTRAGLNQKGSRNQSDLDSAAYYAGNVCKTSGLSLLPSYYNLFRTQFNDNSESLFAYQWAPGVPYGQGNSIQAQFAPSGSLVTGGGGWGGAIGPTIDLANQYTAQDSVRRKATFMLTGDKYPELNATGGGYTSTGVNVKKHIVGTAADNNSPTMDLWSSIEHNTVLRLADVYLIYAEALLGNNTSTTNADALLYFNQVRSRAGVDVVTQLTPDIIMKERRIELAFEGQYWFDLVRLSYYDPNKAISIISKQITLTNDPDPNNRYIPRSQFSYDPATGVKKASNNSLIITPPTINTFTLPIPANEQTADPKLLEAPVPYY; encoded by the coding sequence ATGAAACGTATCAAAATAAATATAGCGCTGCTGGTTATCGGTATAATTATGATAAGCAGCTGTAAAAAAGATTACCTTAACCGCCCCCCGTTAACCGGTATCACTACTGATAACTTTTACAAAAGCGGTTCAGATTTAAGATTGGCTACAGCTACACTTTACGCGCAGCCCTGGGCTACCTGGAATAACTTTCCATTGCTTGGTATGGGAGACATCATGAGCGGCAACATGTTACAGCCTTATAATGCCGATCTTGTTCAGCTTACTACCTTTTCCATCACACCGCAAAACGGAACGCTAACATCGGCATGGCAAAGCTTCTTTAACGTTATAGCGCATTGCAATATCAATCTTAAGGCCATTAATACCAAAATGCCCGATAGCGTAGCCGTAAAAAGTAAAACAGGCGCGCTTGGTGAAATCAGGTTTATTCGTGCTACTTCCTATTTTTATCTTGCCCAGTTATGGGGCCCTGTACCTATTGTAGAAGATAACGATAAATTGATAGCTAACCCGCTGGTACCCCGCCATAAGCTTGAGGATGTATACAAGTTTATTATCAATGATTTAAGATACGCCGTTGCTAATTTGCCCCGAACTGACCAGCCTGGCCGTGTTACTACATGGTCGGCACAGGGTATGCTGGCAAAAGTTTATTTAACCCGGGCCGGTTTAAATCAAAAAGGCTCACGCAACCAGTCTGATCTGGACAGCGCTGCGTACTATGCCGGTAATGTTTGCAAAACCAGCGGTTTATCTCTTTTACCAAGCTACTACAATCTTTTCAGGACACAGTTTAATGACAATTCTGAATCATTATTTGCCTATCAATGGGCGCCTGGCGTACCTTACGGGCAAGGTAATTCCATACAAGCCCAATTTGCACCAAGCGGAAGCCTTGTTACCGGCGGCGGCGGCTGGGGCGGCGCAATTGGTCCGACGATAGATCTTGCCAACCAGTATACTGCCCAGGACTCGGTACGCCGCAAAGCTACATTTATGCTTACCGGTGATAAGTACCCTGAGCTTAACGCGACAGGCGGAGGCTACACATCAACTGGTGTAAACGTTAAAAAACACATAGTAGGTACCGCAGCCGATAATAATTCGCCTACGATGGACCTTTGGTCATCTATAGAGCACAATACAGTATTACGCCTTGCCGATGTATATTTAATTTATGCCGAAGCCCTCTTAGGCAACAACACATCAACCACCAACGCAGATGCATTGCTGTACTTTAATCAGGTACGCAGCAGGGCCGGTGTTGACGTTGTTACCCAACTTACTCCTGATATCATTATGAAGGAAAGACGGATTGAGCTGGCGTTTGAAGGCCAGTACTGGTTTGACCTGGTGCGCCTTTCTTATTACGACCCTAACAAGGCAATCTCCATAATTAGTAAGCAAATAACCCTTACAAATGACCCTGATCCTAATAACAGGTATATACCGCGTTCGCAATTTAGCTATGATCCGGCCACTGGAGTAAAAAAAGCATCTAATAATAGCCTGATCATAACGCCGCCGACCATTAACACCTTTACGCTGCCTATACCGGCAAATGAACAAACGGCAGATCCTAAGTTGTTGGAGGCTCCTGTACCCTATTATTAA